One region of Baekduia soli genomic DNA includes:
- a CDS encoding aminotransferase-like domain-containing protein: MPDVISFARGAPSLDIVDVEGLKAAATRAFDRDPGGTTGYGTAVGYAPLREWIANKHGVDPSQVIVTNGSMQADAFLFESLVKAGDAVVVEKPTYDRTLLNLRGRGADVRMVELETDGIDVVALEALLRDEGVRPTLAHVIPNFQNPAGYTLSGPKRQALLRLAEQFGFVIFEDDPYVDIRFSGESLPTMLSQDTAGAVVYASSFSKTVCPGIRVGYLVGPAERISEIQRLATNTYISPNMVAQSLVYEFCASGDIDRSIATVKAALAARVQRLTAALERDLPEARFQAPEGGYFMWVELPEGTEVDRVFEQATQRGVAFVKGTDFLLEGGENTLRLAYSGVTEDQIDEGVSRLADAVRAAQGAPA; the protein is encoded by the coding sequence ATGCCTGACGTGATCTCCTTCGCCCGCGGCGCCCCCTCCCTGGACATCGTCGACGTGGAGGGCCTCAAGGCCGCGGCGACGCGCGCCTTTGACCGCGACCCCGGCGGCACGACGGGCTACGGCACCGCGGTCGGCTACGCCCCGCTGCGCGAGTGGATCGCCAACAAGCACGGGGTCGACCCGTCGCAGGTCATCGTGACCAACGGCTCGATGCAGGCCGACGCGTTCCTGTTCGAGTCGCTCGTCAAGGCCGGCGACGCCGTCGTCGTCGAGAAGCCGACGTACGACCGCACGCTGCTGAACCTGCGTGGCCGCGGCGCCGACGTGCGCATGGTCGAGCTGGAGACCGACGGGATCGACGTCGTCGCGCTCGAGGCGCTGCTGCGCGACGAGGGCGTGCGCCCGACGCTGGCCCACGTGATCCCCAACTTCCAGAACCCGGCGGGCTACACGCTGTCGGGTCCCAAGCGCCAGGCGCTGCTGCGCCTGGCCGAGCAGTTCGGGTTCGTCATCTTCGAGGACGACCCCTACGTCGACATCCGCTTCTCGGGAGAGTCGCTGCCGACGATGCTGTCGCAGGACACCGCGGGCGCCGTCGTCTACGCCTCGTCGTTCTCCAAGACCGTCTGCCCGGGCATCCGCGTCGGCTACCTCGTCGGGCCGGCCGAGCGCATCTCCGAGATCCAGCGGCTGGCGACCAACACCTACATCTCGCCGAACATGGTGGCGCAGTCGCTCGTGTACGAGTTCTGCGCCTCGGGCGACATCGACCGCTCGATCGCCACGGTCAAGGCGGCGCTCGCCGCGCGCGTGCAGCGGCTGACGGCCGCGCTGGAGCGTGACCTGCCCGAGGCCCGCTTCCAGGCGCCGGAGGGCGGCTACTTCATGTGGGTCGAGCTGCCCGAGGGCACCGAGGTCGACCGCGTCTTCGAGCAGGCCACCCAGCGGGGCGTCGCGTTCGTCAAGGGCACCGACTTCCTGCTCGAGGGCGGGGAGAACACGCTGCGCCTGGCCTACTCGGGCGTGACCGAGGACCAGATCGACGAGGGCGTCTCGCGCCTGGCCGACGCGGTCCGCGCCGCGCAGGGCGCGCCGGCCTAG
- the sucC gene encoding ADP-forming succinate--CoA ligase subunit beta: MDLLEYQGKQLFARHGIPVPDGRPARTVDEAVSAAKEVGFPCAVKAQVKIGGRGKAGGIKIASDEDEAREHADAILGMDIKGFTVHEIWIEGASTIEAEYYASIVFDRGAKAPLIMLSTQGGMDIEEVADSNPDAIATLHVDPLLGFQDFHGRKLCFAAGVDADLVRPIGAFLHQLYGTFVAEEAVLVEVNPLIVTPERGVAALDAKVTLDDNALFRHPDNANLRDPSDEDPQEQMAKERGLTFVKLDGDIGILGNGAGLVMSTLDVVAQYGGAPANFLDAGGGSKAEAITSAVEVILSNDSVKAVLFNIFGGITRCDEVANGLIEAFKQLNPSVPFVVRLDGTNDVEGRKILAEASLPNVHTAATMDEAAQKVVELAKGEAA, from the coding sequence ATGGACCTGCTCGAATACCAGGGCAAGCAGCTCTTCGCCCGACACGGAATCCCCGTCCCTGACGGACGCCCGGCGCGAACGGTCGACGAGGCCGTCTCCGCCGCGAAGGAGGTCGGCTTCCCCTGCGCCGTCAAGGCACAGGTGAAGATCGGCGGCCGCGGCAAGGCCGGCGGCATCAAGATCGCCTCCGACGAAGACGAGGCCCGGGAGCACGCGGACGCGATCCTGGGCATGGACATCAAGGGCTTCACGGTCCACGAGATCTGGATCGAGGGCGCGTCGACCATCGAGGCCGAGTACTACGCCTCGATCGTGTTCGACCGCGGCGCCAAGGCTCCGCTCATCATGCTCTCCACGCAGGGCGGCATGGACATCGAGGAGGTCGCCGACTCCAACCCCGACGCGATCGCGACCCTGCACGTCGATCCGCTGCTGGGCTTCCAGGACTTCCACGGGCGCAAGCTGTGCTTCGCGGCCGGCGTCGACGCCGACCTCGTGCGCCCCATCGGCGCCTTCCTGCACCAGCTCTACGGGACGTTCGTCGCCGAGGAGGCCGTGCTCGTCGAGGTCAACCCGCTCATCGTCACGCCCGAGCGCGGTGTGGCGGCGCTGGACGCCAAGGTCACGCTGGACGACAACGCGCTCTTCCGCCACCCCGACAACGCCAACCTGCGCGACCCCTCCGATGAGGACCCGCAGGAGCAGATGGCCAAGGAGCGCGGGCTGACGTTCGTCAAGCTCGACGGCGACATCGGGATCCTGGGCAACGGCGCCGGGCTGGTCATGTCGACCCTGGACGTCGTGGCCCAGTACGGCGGCGCGCCGGCCAACTTCCTCGACGCCGGCGGCGGATCCAAGGCGGAGGCCATCACGAGCGCCGTCGAGGTCATCCTCTCCAACGACAGCGTCAAGGCCGTGTTGTTCAACATCTTCGGCGGGATCACGCGCTGCGACGAGGTCGCCAACGGCCTCATCGAGGCCTTCAAGCAGCTCAACCCCTCCGTCCCGTTCGTCGTCCGCCTGGACGGGACGAACGACGTGGAGGGCCGGAAGATCCTGGCCGAGGCGAGCCTTCCCAACGTGCACACCGCGGCCACGATGGACGAGGCCGCCCAGAAGGTCGTGGAACTGGCCAAGGGGGAGGCAGCCTGA
- the sucD gene encoding succinate--CoA ligase subunit alpha — protein MAVLIDNDTKLVVSGITGREGTFHALNNKRYGTNVVAGVTPGKAGQDVEGIPVFNTFGDAVKETGANVAMVFVPPRFAADSILEAADAEIPLVVAITEGIPAHDELRVYTHLQRTGTRLVGPNCPGILSPGKANVGIIPASFFKEGNVGVVSRSGTLTYQIGNTLAQAGFGNSSIVGIGGDPVPGSSFIDIIELFQADDQTELIVLSGEIGGDAEERAAEYIAEHVTKPVVAYIAGFTAPEGKTMGHAGAIVSGSKGTAAAKAEALESKGVRVGRTPTQVAEIAVEILGG, from the coding sequence ATGGCCGTCCTGATCGACAACGACACCAAGCTGGTCGTCTCCGGCATCACCGGGCGCGAGGGCACGTTCCACGCGCTCAACAACAAGCGCTACGGGACGAACGTCGTCGCGGGCGTCACCCCCGGCAAGGCCGGGCAGGACGTCGAGGGCATCCCGGTGTTCAACACGTTCGGCGACGCCGTCAAGGAGACGGGCGCCAACGTCGCGATGGTCTTCGTGCCGCCGCGCTTCGCCGCCGACTCGATCCTCGAGGCCGCCGACGCCGAGATCCCGCTGGTCGTGGCGATCACCGAGGGCATCCCGGCCCACGACGAGCTGCGCGTCTACACGCACCTGCAGCGCACCGGCACCCGCCTGGTGGGCCCCAACTGCCCGGGCATCCTGTCGCCGGGCAAGGCCAACGTCGGCATCATCCCGGCCTCCTTCTTCAAGGAGGGCAACGTCGGGGTCGTGTCGCGCTCGGGCACGCTGACCTACCAGATCGGCAACACGCTGGCCCAGGCCGGCTTCGGCAACTCCTCGATCGTCGGCATCGGCGGCGACCCGGTCCCGGGCTCGTCGTTCATCGACATCATCGAGCTGTTCCAGGCCGACGACCAGACCGAGCTCATCGTCCTCTCGGGCGAGATCGGCGGCGACGCCGAGGAGCGCGCGGCGGAGTACATCGCCGAGCACGTGACCAAGCCGGTCGTCGCGTACATCGCCGGGTTCACCGCGCCGGAGGGCAAGACGATGGGCCACGCGGGCGCGATCGTCTCGGGCTCCAAGGGCACCGCGGCCGCCAAGGCCGAGGCCCTGGAGTCCAAGGGCGTGCGCGTCGGCCGGACGCCCACGCAGGTCGCGGAGATCGCCGTGGAGATCCTCGGCGGCTGA
- a CDS encoding metal-dependent transcriptional regulator, whose amino-acid sequence MTSANATVAEQEYLETLFWLYEAGLPMTGANIARAMQLSPPTVHEMVGRLERDGYITRAADKAISFTESGREHAEAIVRRHRLIERFLTDVLGIPWDEVHEEAERLEHAMSPVLEERMLAAIGDAKTCPHGHPIDVGSRVASVPLADVAPGAKVTIIRFENEAEDLLHYLKAAGLDPGREGTLSSSGDEEVVVEMGDGQRCAVTRSVAETVSVVADPSPPPRVALPAQLVLGRERYGR is encoded by the coding sequence ATGACGTCCGCCAACGCCACCGTCGCCGAGCAGGAGTACCTCGAGACCCTGTTCTGGCTCTACGAGGCGGGGCTGCCGATGACCGGCGCGAACATCGCCCGGGCCATGCAGCTGTCGCCGCCCACGGTCCACGAGATGGTCGGCCGGCTCGAGCGCGACGGCTACATCACGCGCGCCGCCGACAAGGCCATCTCGTTCACGGAGTCCGGGCGCGAGCACGCCGAGGCGATCGTCCGCCGCCACCGCCTCATCGAGCGCTTCCTGACCGACGTGCTGGGCATCCCGTGGGACGAGGTCCACGAGGAGGCCGAGCGCCTCGAGCACGCGATGTCGCCCGTCCTGGAGGAGCGCATGCTCGCCGCGATCGGCGACGCCAAGACGTGCCCGCACGGCCACCCGATCGACGTGGGCAGCCGCGTCGCCAGCGTGCCGCTGGCCGACGTCGCGCCGGGCGCCAAGGTCACGATCATCCGCTTCGAGAACGAGGCCGAGGACCTGCTGCACTACCTCAAGGCCGCCGGGCTGGACCCGGGCCGCGAGGGCACGCTGTCCTCCAGCGGCGACGAGGAGGTCGTCGTCGAGATGGGGGACGGCCAACGCTGCGCGGTGACGCGCAGCGTCGCCGAGACCGTGTCGGTCGTCGCCGACCCGTCGCCGCCGCCGCGCGTCGCGCTGCCGGCCCAGCTCGTGCTGGGCCGCGAGCGCTACGGCAGATGA
- a CDS encoding diguanylate cyclase domain-containing protein → MAEPSASIVLVEDSLPYARLVSLLLADAVPGGIEVRHHERLAAAVDDLRARDADAVLLDLSLPDASGLEGLATLTDAGVTCPVLVLSGHDDDALALDAIGAGAQDYLVKGNAASVPAFVRAIRFAVARRRAQERTEDLLRAREDRWRTLTHLAPVGIMEIDDRGRCVFANDWVCELTGFRGPALLDQGWREAVHPADRATLETSWRAAAAGDGEFSMEMRFAAPDGTVRWAHATGVLLRDPWGSAAGWLGTLIDVSAQRRAREELHEAEQALRRQQADVLALSALARDASTAQDPVPALCAGACEVLGAEDAELLTGDEGDAGAEACELRRPVVRGGEHLGVLRVRWPGGAPAPGAREETLVELVAAELGAAVQRRRLLDQLRDLARTDPLTGLANRRLWDDRLGVELARADRSGLPLCVAALDLDRFKPYNDHHGHQAGDRLLVELAEGWRALLRGADLLARLGGDEFAVLLPDCDLGCAEGIVIRLQEATPGEIACSAGLVVRTAGEPADALLARADAALYAAKADGLGGVRRG, encoded by the coding sequence ATGGCCGAGCCCTCCGCCTCGATCGTCCTGGTCGAGGACAGCCTTCCCTACGCGCGGCTCGTGTCCCTCCTGCTCGCCGACGCGGTGCCGGGCGGCATCGAGGTCCGCCACCACGAGCGACTGGCGGCGGCCGTGGACGACCTGCGCGCCCGCGATGCCGACGCCGTGCTGCTCGACCTCAGCCTGCCCGACGCCTCGGGCCTGGAGGGCCTGGCGACGCTCACCGACGCAGGCGTGACCTGCCCCGTCCTGGTGCTCAGCGGCCACGACGACGACGCGCTCGCCCTGGATGCGATCGGCGCGGGCGCCCAGGACTACCTCGTCAAGGGCAACGCGGCGAGCGTGCCGGCGTTCGTCCGGGCCATCCGCTTCGCGGTCGCCCGCCGCCGCGCGCAGGAGCGCACGGAGGACCTCCTGCGCGCCCGCGAGGACCGCTGGCGCACGCTGACGCACCTGGCGCCGGTGGGCATCATGGAGATCGACGACCGCGGCCGCTGCGTGTTCGCCAACGACTGGGTCTGCGAGCTCACCGGCTTCCGGGGGCCGGCGCTCCTGGACCAGGGCTGGCGCGAGGCGGTCCACCCCGCCGACCGCGCGACGCTGGAGACCAGCTGGCGCGCCGCCGCCGCCGGCGACGGAGAGTTCTCGATGGAGATGCGCTTCGCGGCGCCCGACGGGACGGTCCGCTGGGCCCACGCCACCGGCGTGCTGCTGCGCGACCCCTGGGGCTCGGCGGCCGGGTGGCTGGGGACGCTCATCGACGTCAGCGCCCAGCGGCGCGCCCGCGAGGAGCTCCACGAGGCCGAGCAGGCGCTGCGCCGCCAGCAGGCCGACGTGCTGGCCCTCTCGGCGCTCGCGCGGGACGCCTCGACCGCGCAGGACCCCGTCCCCGCCCTGTGCGCCGGAGCGTGCGAGGTCCTCGGCGCCGAGGACGCCGAGCTCCTGACGGGCGACGAAGGCGACGCGGGCGCGGAGGCCTGCGAGCTGCGTCGGCCCGTGGTCCGCGGGGGCGAGCACCTCGGCGTGCTGCGCGTCCGGTGGCCGGGTGGTGCGCCGGCGCCCGGCGCCCGCGAGGAGACGCTCGTCGAGCTCGTGGCCGCCGAGCTCGGCGCGGCCGTCCAGCGGCGGCGGCTCCTGGACCAGCTGCGCGACCTCGCGCGCACCGATCCGCTCACCGGGTTGGCCAACCGGCGGCTCTGGGACGATCGCCTGGGCGTCGAGCTCGCGCGCGCCGACCGGTCCGGCCTGCCGCTCTGCGTCGCGGCGCTGGACCTCGACCGGTTCAAGCCCTACAACGACCACCACGGTCACCAGGCCGGCGACCGGCTGCTCGTGGAGCTCGCGGAGGGCTGGCGTGCGCTGCTGCGCGGCGCCGACCTGCTGGCCCGCCTGGGCGGCGACGAGTTCGCCGTCCTGCTGCCCGACTGCGACCTGGGCTGCGCGGAGGGCATCGTCATCCGCCTCCAGGAGGCCACGCCGGGCGAGATCGCGTGCTCGGCCGGGCTCGTCGTGCGTACGGCGGGCGAGCCGGCCGACGCCCTGCTGGCCCGCGCCGACGCGGCGCTGTACGCCGCCAAGGCCGACGGGCTCGGCGGCGTGCGCCGCGGCTGA
- a CDS encoding MBL fold metallo-hydrolase, which yields MQVVALHEGVIVARSVKWQTTCTLLHRGEETFVVDSLVYPDELDALPGILGQAGWALSGLLATHADWDHLLARLVFPEASLGVAETTAARLRAEPGRAAGRLRDHDDEDYVQRPRALSLGQVQALPVPGRLELGADAELELVPADGHTADGMAVWAPFARVLCCGDYLSPVEIPMLSPGGDREAYLATLRRLAPYVAQADWVVPGHGAPIDAQRAAAILREDTAYLEALAAGDAPLPIARRGKAMRAIHAENVARAGGGA from the coding sequence GTGCAGGTCGTCGCCCTGCACGAGGGCGTCATCGTCGCCCGCAGCGTGAAATGGCAGACGACGTGCACGCTGCTGCACCGGGGCGAGGAGACCTTCGTGGTCGACTCGCTCGTCTACCCCGACGAGCTCGACGCGCTGCCCGGCATCCTCGGCCAGGCGGGCTGGGCGCTCTCGGGCCTGCTGGCCACCCACGCCGACTGGGACCACCTGCTGGCGCGGCTCGTGTTCCCCGAGGCGTCGCTCGGCGTCGCGGAGACCACGGCGGCGCGGCTGCGGGCCGAGCCCGGCCGCGCGGCGGGCCGGCTGCGCGACCACGACGACGAGGACTACGTGCAGCGCCCGCGCGCGCTGTCGCTCGGCCAGGTCCAGGCCCTGCCGGTGCCCGGACGACTCGAGCTGGGCGCCGACGCCGAGCTCGAGCTGGTCCCCGCCGACGGCCACACCGCGGACGGGATGGCGGTGTGGGCGCCCTTCGCCCGCGTGCTGTGCTGCGGCGACTACCTCTCGCCGGTCGAGATCCCCATGCTGTCGCCGGGCGGCGATCGCGAGGCCTATCTGGCCACGCTGCGCCGGCTGGCGCCGTATGTCGCGCAGGCCGACTGGGTCGTCCCGGGCCACGGCGCGCCGATCGACGCCCAGCGCGCCGCGGCCATCCTGCGCGAGGACACGGCCTACCTCGAGGCGCTGGCCGCCGGCGACGCGCCGCTGCCCATCGCGCGCCGCGGCAAGGCGATGCGCGCGATCCACGCCGAGAACGTGGCGCGGGCGGGCGGCGGGGCCTGA
- a CDS encoding HAD family hydrolase, whose translation MALPKNIQWVTFDVYGTLIDWESGVADAFEREAKRDGFTIDRQQVVDLFLQATAEIQSGSYELYAEVLRQAAVRIAKEIGWPLEPSRSGFLPDSVARWGAFKETMPQLKKFLGKYETGLISNIDDKLLGLTRRHIPADVDLVVTAQQVRSYKPDPAHFNEFARRIGGKKGWVHIASGLDADIEPAMKLKVPTIWVNRRKEEVPAGAKKPTAEVKTLLEAAKLLGL comes from the coding sequence ATGGCACTCCCCAAGAACATCCAGTGGGTCACCTTCGACGTCTACGGCACGCTCATCGACTGGGAGAGCGGAGTGGCCGACGCGTTCGAGCGTGAGGCCAAGCGCGACGGCTTCACCATCGACCGCCAGCAGGTCGTCGATCTGTTCCTCCAGGCGACGGCCGAGATCCAGAGCGGGTCCTACGAGCTCTACGCCGAGGTCCTGCGCCAGGCCGCGGTCCGGATCGCCAAGGAGATCGGCTGGCCGCTGGAGCCTTCGCGCTCGGGCTTCCTGCCCGACTCCGTCGCCCGGTGGGGGGCGTTCAAGGAGACGATGCCCCAGCTCAAGAAGTTCCTGGGCAAGTACGAGACGGGCCTGATCTCCAACATCGACGACAAGCTGCTCGGGCTGACGCGTCGCCACATCCCGGCCGACGTCGACCTCGTCGTGACCGCCCAGCAGGTCCGCTCCTACAAGCCCGACCCCGCGCACTTCAACGAGTTCGCCCGGCGCATCGGCGGCAAGAAGGGCTGGGTGCACATCGCCTCGGGCCTGGACGCCGACATCGAGCCGGCCATGAAGCTCAAGGTCCCGACGATCTGGGTCAACCGGCGCAAGGAGGAGGTCCCCGCGGGGGCCAAGAAGCCGACGGCCGAGGTCAAGACGCTGCTCGAGGCCGCCAAGCTCCTGGGCCTGTAG
- a CDS encoding GspE/PulE/PilB domain-containing protein encodes MDEAVRIAFEAGLPYTALRDFRPDERLWGRIAPEWAVRERVVPLLVVGDRLQLAATRPDPDLSALHGDWAGVDVVIAPAGEIDAALAQVAAAPTREDRAPVTDPGDPHRLGDLLVAHGATTDDAVAQALGEQERTGGLIGDVLLSRGAVGEDRLRSVLAEQLGLPVIDLGGYEADPAAVALVPELLQRRLRCVPIAVDDAAVFLAVADPLDDDALTALRTALGGLQPRCFLAGRHDVDELLQDLHQETWTAAALGTLRDRFPGETCATPVRPALVLAGILVLAAAIAGLAVAPATAGLVLVALTAAACAAPALLALPLAVAAAGPRRAPVRAAGGDELPLTTLLMPLGRGAGASVRAAGTLAALDHPQARLEVLLLCPAHDVAGLRAARELTRRAPHRLVAVPSPAAASRAAMLDYGLLLARGEQIAVLDPGDVPAPGLLRTADAALRAAGRRTAVAQAALAPPPGGGAVAAWLAAEAAAWHDLLSPGLARLGLPVPLATVGLVARRAALEEIGGWDPASAAAGTDLGLRLHKSGLRATTIDAAVGVSGVTGARGWLSVHAVWWRGTLQAFKVQLRHPWRTVRRLGPGGTLAAVVLGLATIAAPLVWLPVLVLTVLGALQGLQVVDGLLPVTLARIAGGEVVVVCLVTMVLGVAGGLRRRSGAAARAALLAPVALTAGAIAAWVGIAGVVAGLGRGAAAEAG; translated from the coding sequence ATGGACGAGGCTGTGCGCATCGCGTTCGAGGCCGGGCTCCCCTACACCGCGCTGCGGGACTTCCGCCCCGACGAGCGGCTCTGGGGCCGCATCGCGCCCGAATGGGCGGTGCGCGAGCGCGTCGTGCCGCTGCTCGTGGTCGGCGACCGCCTGCAGCTCGCCGCGACCCGCCCCGATCCCGACCTCAGCGCGCTGCACGGCGACTGGGCCGGCGTGGACGTCGTCATCGCGCCCGCGGGGGAGATCGACGCCGCGCTCGCGCAGGTCGCCGCCGCGCCGACGCGCGAGGACCGCGCGCCGGTCACCGACCCGGGCGACCCCCACCGCCTCGGCGACCTGCTCGTCGCCCACGGTGCGACGACCGACGACGCCGTCGCCCAGGCGCTGGGCGAGCAGGAGCGCACCGGCGGGCTCATCGGCGACGTGCTCCTGTCCCGCGGCGCGGTCGGCGAGGACCGGCTGCGCAGCGTCCTGGCCGAGCAGCTCGGGCTGCCCGTCATCGACCTCGGCGGCTACGAGGCCGACCCCGCGGCCGTCGCCCTGGTCCCCGAGCTGCTGCAGCGCCGGCTGCGCTGCGTGCCGATCGCCGTCGACGACGCCGCGGTCTTCCTCGCGGTCGCCGACCCGCTGGACGACGACGCGCTGACCGCGCTGCGCACGGCGCTTGGGGGCCTGCAGCCGCGCTGCTTCCTCGCCGGCCGCCACGACGTCGACGAGCTGCTGCAGGACCTGCACCAGGAGACGTGGACCGCGGCCGCGCTCGGGACGCTGCGCGACCGCTTCCCCGGCGAGACCTGCGCGACGCCGGTCCGGCCGGCGCTCGTGCTGGCCGGCATCCTGGTCCTCGCGGCGGCGATCGCCGGACTCGCCGTCGCGCCCGCCACCGCCGGGCTCGTGCTCGTGGCGCTCACCGCCGCGGCCTGCGCGGCGCCCGCCCTGCTCGCGCTGCCGCTGGCGGTGGCGGCCGCCGGGCCGCGCCGTGCGCCCGTCCGGGCCGCCGGCGGCGACGAGCTGCCGCTGACGACCCTGCTGATGCCGCTCGGCCGCGGGGCCGGCGCGTCGGTGCGCGCCGCCGGGACGCTCGCGGCGCTCGACCACCCGCAGGCGCGCCTGGAGGTGCTCCTGCTGTGCCCGGCGCACGACGTCGCCGGCCTGCGCGCCGCGCGGGAGCTGACGCGCCGCGCCCCGCACCGGCTCGTCGCGGTGCCCTCGCCCGCGGCCGCCTCGCGCGCCGCGATGCTCGACTACGGGCTCCTGCTGGCCCGCGGCGAGCAGATCGCGGTCCTCGACCCCGGCGACGTGCCGGCGCCCGGCCTGCTGCGCACCGCCGACGCGGCGCTGCGGGCCGCCGGGCGGCGCACCGCCGTGGCCCAGGCCGCCCTCGCCCCGCCGCCGGGCGGCGGCGCCGTCGCCGCGTGGCTGGCCGCCGAGGCCGCGGCCTGGCACGACCTGCTGTCGCCCGGCCTGGCCCGCCTCGGGCTCCCCGTGCCGCTGGCGACCGTCGGGCTCGTCGCGCGCCGCGCGGCGCTGGAGGAGATCGGCGGCTGGGATCCCGCGTCGGCCGCGGCCGGGACCGACCTCGGGCTGCGGCTGCACAAGTCGGGCCTGCGCGCCACGACGATCGACGCGGCCGTCGGCGTCTCCGGGGTGACCGGAGCGCGCGGCTGGCTCTCGGTCCACGCGGTGTGGTGGCGCGGGACGCTGCAGGCGTTCAAGGTCCAGCTGCGCCATCCGTGGCGGACGGTCCGCCGGCTGGGCCCCGGCGGCACGCTGGCCGCGGTGGTGCTCGGCCTGGCGACGATCGCCGCCCCGCTGGTCTGGCTGCCGGTCCTGGTGCTCACGGTGCTCGGCGCGCTGCAGGGCCTGCAGGTCGTCGACGGGCTGCTGCCCGTCACCCTGGCCCGGATCGCGGGCGGCGAGGTCGTCGTGGTCTGCCTCGTGACGATGGTGCTCGGCGTCGCGGGCGGCCTGCGGCGCCGCAGCGGCGCCGCCGCGCGCGCCGCGCTGCTGGCGCCGGTGGCCCTGACGGCCGGCGCGATCGCCGCCTGGGTCGGGATCGCGGGCGTCGTGGCCGGACTCGGGCGCGGCGCGGCCGCCGAGGCCGGATAG
- a CDS encoding GNAT family N-acetyltransferase: MPVRTWVAGPHEAEVVAGLLVRFRDHLGYDWPSENAFLAGVERLMDDRDTEFLLAAPGDDARPAGVVQLRFRFGIWRAGGDCLVEDVFVGDEARGQGVGRALMELATERALQRGCRRMELDVSEANAAGLALYRAFGFRESAGDGAPRDLYLRRHLDAGRDA, from the coding sequence CACGTGGGTGGCCGGCCCGCACGAGGCCGAGGTCGTCGCGGGCCTGCTCGTCCGCTTCCGCGACCACCTCGGCTACGACTGGCCGTCGGAGAACGCGTTCCTGGCCGGCGTCGAGCGGCTCATGGACGACCGCGACACGGAGTTCCTGCTCGCGGCGCCGGGCGACGACGCGCGGCCCGCCGGCGTCGTGCAGCTGCGCTTCCGCTTCGGGATCTGGCGCGCCGGCGGCGACTGCCTCGTCGAGGACGTCTTCGTCGGCGACGAGGCCCGCGGGCAGGGCGTCGGCCGTGCCCTCATGGAGCTGGCGACCGAGCGGGCGCTGCAGCGCGGCTGCCGGCGCATGGAGCTCGACGTCAGTGAGGCCAACGCGGCCGGCCTGGCGCTCTACCGCGCGTTCGGGTTCCGCGAGAGCGCCGGCGACGGCGCGCCGCGCGACCTCTACCTCCGTCGCCACCTGGACGCCGGGCGCGACGCGTAG
- a CDS encoding LysR family transcriptional regulator, translated as MTLQQLEYFLAALEEGSFTAAAERLLLAQPSLSEQVRRLEAELGVALFARVGRGIKPTAAAEALRPHAEAALSAVEHAREAVVAQRELQGGIATFGTFGTARWYPGTQIVMAFRRRHPKVRVRLVGQNSSEVAAAVRAGDLEAGLIALPIDDTGLEVRPIMQDEIVYLSADAARLRHPVTIEDLAAAPLILTDASYGLEDPTRRQLYELAQREGVKIEPAIDVEDVETAIELASRGMGDALVARGVLLSLGRRVPRRLGWVPFAEPLHDTFAFINRRGARLSPAAREFMALAEEGMQAMARELGTTPPRQHPPGG; from the coding sequence ATGACGCTGCAGCAGCTCGAGTACTTCCTCGCCGCCCTGGAGGAGGGGTCGTTCACGGCGGCGGCCGAGCGCCTGCTGCTCGCGCAGCCGTCGCTGTCGGAGCAGGTCCGCCGCCTGGAGGCCGAGCTGGGCGTCGCGCTCTTCGCCCGCGTCGGGCGCGGCATCAAGCCGACCGCCGCGGCCGAGGCGCTGCGCCCCCACGCCGAGGCGGCGTTGTCGGCGGTCGAGCACGCGCGCGAGGCGGTCGTGGCCCAGCGCGAGCTGCAGGGCGGGATCGCGACGTTCGGGACGTTCGGGACCGCGCGCTGGTACCCCGGCACCCAGATCGTCATGGCCTTCCGTCGCCGCCACCCCAAGGTCCGCGTCCGGCTCGTCGGTCAGAACTCCTCAGAGGTCGCGGCCGCCGTGCGCGCGGGCGACCTCGAGGCAGGCCTCATCGCGCTGCCGATCGACGACACGGGGCTCGAGGTGCGCCCGATCATGCAGGACGAGATCGTCTACCTCAGCGCCGACGCGGCGCGCCTGCGCCACCCCGTGACGATCGAGGACCTCGCCGCCGCCCCGCTCATCCTCACCGACGCCAGCTACGGCCTGGAGGACCCCACCCGGCGCCAGCTCTACGAGCTGGCCCAGCGCGAGGGCGTCAAGATCGAGCCGGCCATCGACGTCGAGGACGTCGAGACCGCGATCGAGCTCGCCTCGCGGGGGATGGGCGACGCGCTCGTCGCCCGCGGCGTCCTGCTCTCGCTGGGCCGGCGGGTCCCCAGGCGCCTGGGCTGGGTGCCGTTCGCCGAGCCGCTGCACGACACCTTCGCCTTCATCAACCGCCGCGGCGCCCGGCTGTCGCCCGCCGCCCGCGAGTTCATGGCGCTCGCGGAGGAGGGCATGCAGGCGATGGCCCGGGAGCTGGGCACCACGCCGCCGCGTCAGCACCCTCCTGGAGGCTGA